From Glycine max cultivar Williams 82 chromosome 11, Glycine_max_v4.0, whole genome shotgun sequence, the proteins below share one genomic window:
- the LOC100793191 gene encoding uncharacterized protein isoform X2, with amino-acid sequence MSIQTEQPLPTHTPFLNSNSNQSHQHQPQENNNDYETQTPLDDVLASLEVLLTLLSFNQSSLLSFTVSWTTFAVVGVVAPLLALQVYDTDKNQIKGSSWLTITLLTCHAFTMISTAREITHLAFVEHGSLWPSIAVLLALIVSWTYVSAISLSACVLFHLVCSLQLVHFDDYRKLLQREYDALVFMEEHIRLRFQLSKISHRFRIYLLLQFLVVTASQFVTLLPVSGFGGALTFISGGDFAVFTLVKVVGIIIVLHAATKISLRAQGIVSLASRWHALVTCTSDPSKLRYCASTGSLEAAKHLNSIFLDYSESDLDSSDYIVVPSNTQLASYMSSHHKRQAFVMYLQTNAGGISIFGWTVDRSLVNTNQGPLGLPGYYDKLSCCFLHFHYCFLHFPLHHRKSIPKWTFHNAMGTVGIQEVLPNKLIERAHKFYSSSSLPSYYQIGYKPWQFLKTRVMNNKYMKIHHAREQPLVLH; translated from the exons ATGTCCATACAAACAGAGCAACCTCTTCCTACTCACACTCCCTTCCTAAATTCAAACTCAAACCAAAGCCACCAACACCAACCACAAGAAAACAACAACGATTATGAAACACAAACACCTCTTGATGATGTCCTTGCAAGTTTAGAAGTGCTTCTCACGCTACTTAGCTTCAACCAGTCTTCATTGTTGAGCTTCACTGTGTCTTGGACAACGTTTGCGGTGGTTGGTGTGGTTGCGCCACTCCTGGCTCTTCAGGTGTATGACACCGACAAAAATCAGATAAAAG GTTCCTCTTGGTTGACCATCACGCTGCTCACATGCCATGCTTTCACCATGATTTCG ACAGCCCGAGAAATCACTCACCTTGCCTTCGTAGAACACGGGTCCCTTTGGCCCTCCATTGCTGTTTTGTTGGCTCTGATAGTATCATGGACTTATGTGAGTGCAATCTCTTTATCAGCCTGTGTTCTATTTCACTTGGTCTGCAGTTTGCAACTCGTTCACTTTGATGATTATAGGAAACTCTTGCAAAGGGAATATGATGCCTTGGTTTTTATGGAGGAGCACATTCGGTTGCGATTCCAACTGTCCAAGATAAGCCATAGGTTCAGAATTTACCTTCTTCTACAGTTCTTGGTGGTCACAGCTAGCCAATTTGTGACTCTATTACCGGTCTCTGGATTTGGTGGAGCACTGACTTTCATAAGTGGTGGAGATTTTGCT GTTTTCACACTTGTTAAGGTGGTTGGGATTATTATTGTTCTGCATGCAGCAACAAAGATTTCACTTAGAGCACAGGGCATTGTTTCCCTTGCAAGCAGGTGGCATGCGCTTGTAACATGCACTTCTGATCCATCTAAACTGAGATATTGTGCTAGTACAGGGAGCTTGGAAGCTGCAAAACATTTAAACTCAATATTTTTGGATTACTCAGAAAGTGATCTAGACTCATCAGATTACATTGTTGTGCCTTCAAATACCCAGTTAGCTTCTTATATGTCCTCACATCACAAGAGACAAGCCTTTG TGATGTATCTGCAGACAAATGCTGGAGGAATCAGTATATTTGGATGGACAGTTGATCGGTCTCTA GTCAACACCAATCAAGGGCCTTTGGGCCTTCCAGGTTACTACGATAAATTGAGCTGTTGCTTCCTGCATTTCCATTATTGTTTCTTACACTTTCCATTACATCATAGAAAATCCATTCCGAAATGGACTTTCCATAATGCAATGGGAACTGTAGGAATACAGGAAGTTTTACCCAATAAATTGATTGAAAGGGCCCACAAATTCTACAGTTCTTCTTCGTTACCAAGTTACTACCAAATTGGGTACAAGCCATGGCAGTTTCTTAAGACACGAGTCATGAACAATAAGTATATGAAGATCCATCATGCAAGAGAACAGCCTCTAGTCTTACACTAG
- the LOC100793729 gene encoding cyclin-dependent kinase G-2 isoform X3, with protein MAASRHGGYRDNEFRDRESNFDVSRRGFNNNSKQEYDKITNGGRDVVRVGSKDARDRLSLKQKDIRDREAPNGSYRSSSSKSDSGSSGGCSSGLGPRRCEFSVKTMDREPGELSSESGSDDDGIESGSQEKYCEVATGEGNRARSPLERKRKFSPIVWNQDDSEVNNLSKLRVVTAVTTLPPLPIVRLSPNVPDRGVETHPVKNTEAEILELPTVTNPPLLSESPVGLHSLLPEQRWGNEQEAKQPEGEDFIPTHNISSSRWASGDNSPGDEGEINDDKEILKRRKLSPELGMRVRNKMLRLEESNIEDFVEARAKSSESEERSSRGRSSSGDYHPGNLSGKDDYMEIDGQGSRSETSGYHSDTDLEDDCRETSEPPVPPQRVVNMLQGCRSVDEFERLNKIDEGTYGVVFRAKDKKTGEIVALKKVKMEKEKEGFPLTSLREINILLSFHHPSIVDVKEVVVGSNLDSIFMVMEYMEHDLKGLMEGMKQPFSQSEVKCLMLQLLEGVKYLHDNWVLHRDLKTSNLLLNNRGELKICDFGLARQYGSPLKPYTHLVVTLWYRAPELLLGTKQYSTAIDMWSLGCIMAELLSKEPLFNGKTEFEQLDKIFRILGTPNETIWPGFSELPQVKVNFVKNKLPTLGGSGWLSGLSWLLLHNFF; from the exons ATGGCGGCTAGTAGACATGGAGGTTATCGTGACAACGAGTTTAGGGACCGTGAGTCCAATTTTGATGTTTCAAGGCGGGGTTTCAATAATAATTCTAAACAAGAGTATGATAAGATTACGAATGGTGGCCGCGATGTTGTGAGGGTTGGGAGCAAGGATGCAAGAGATAGGCTTAGTCTGAAACAAAAAGATATTAGGGACAGGGAAGCTCCAAATGGTAGTTACCGGTCATCTTCGAGTAAGAGCGACTCTGGCAGTAGTGGCGGGTGTAGTAGTGGGCTTGGTCCCAGAAGATGTGAGTTTTCTGTTAAGACTATGGATAGAGAGCCTGGTGAGCTTTCTAGTGAAAGTGGGTCTGATGATGATGGTATTGAATCAGGATCACAGGAAAAATACTGTGAGGTTGCAACAGGTGAAGGAAACCGTGCACGATCTCCACTagagaggaaaagaaaattttctccAATAGTATGGAATCAGGATGACAGCGAAgtcaataatttatcaaaacttAGGGTTGTCACAGCAGTGACTACTCTGCCTCCACTTCCAATAGTCCGTCTGTCACCTAATGTTCCCGATAGAGGAGTTGAAACTCATCCTGTCAAAAACACAGAAGCTGAGATTCTTGAGTTACCAACTGTAACTAACCCTCCTTTGCTGTCTGAGTCTCCTGTAGGTTTGCATTCATTGTTGCCAGAGCAGAGATGGGGTAATGAGCAGGAAGCCAAGCAACCTGAAGGTGAAGATTTTATTCCAACTCATAATATATCATCTTCAAGATGGGCATCTGGTGATAACTCTCCTGGTGATGAAGGTGAAATCAATGATGACAAGGAAATCCTTAAGAGGAGGAAGCTATCTCCTGAGCTGGGTATGAGAGTAAGAAACAAGATGTTGAGACTAGAGGAATCTAACATAGAAGATTTTGTAGAAGCTAGAGCCAAATCATCTGAATCTGAAGAAAGAAGTAGCCGTGGGAGATCATCCAGTGGAGATTATCATCCTGGTAATTTGTCAGGGAAGGATGATTATATGGAGATTGATGGTCAAGGTAGCAGAAGTGAAACTAGTGGTTATCATTCGGATACAGATTTGGAAGATGATTGCAGAGAAACTTCTGAACCTCCGGTTCCACCACAAAGAgttgtcaacatgcttcagggTTGTAGAAGTGTTGATGAGTTTGAGAGACTGAACAAGATAGATGAAGGAACATATGGTGTTGTATTTAGGGCAAAAGATAAGAAGACTGGTGAAATTGTGGCATTGAAAAAGGTGAAGatggagaaggaaaaagaaggtTTTCCATTGACTTCTCTCAGGGAAATAAAcattcttctttcctttcaccACCCATCCATAGTTGATGTTAAAGAAGTTGTGGTAGGGAGTAACCTTGATAGTATTTTCATGGTTATGGAATACATGGAACATGATCTTAAAGGACTAATGGAGGGAATGAAGCAGCCCTTTAGCCAGAGTGAAGTAAAATGCTTAATGCTCCAGCTTTTAGAAGGTGTGAAGTATCTTCATGACAACTGGGTGCTTCATAGGGATTTGAAGACTTCTAACCTGCTTCTGAATAATAGGGGCGAGttaaaaatttgtgattttggaTTGGCTCGTCAGTATGGGAGCCCATTGAAACCATATACCCACCTTGTGGTTACTCTTTGGTACAG GGCTCCTGAACTTCTTCTGGGGACAAAACAATATTCAACAGCCATTGACATGTGGTCTCTGGGTTGTATAATGGCTGAGCTATTGTCCAAGGAACCTCTATTTAATGGGAAGACTGAATTTGAACAACTTGACAAG ATTTTCAGAATTCTTGGCAcaccaaatgaaacaatttggcCTGGGTTCTCAGAATTACCCCAAGTCAAGGTCAATTTTGTCAAGAATAA GCTTCCAACTCTGGGTGGTTCTGGCTGGCTATCTGGCCTCTCTTGGTTACTTCTTCACAACTTTTTCTAG
- the LOC100793191 gene encoding uncharacterized protein isoform X1: MSIQTEQPLPTHTPFLNSNSNQSHQHQPQENNNDYETQTPLDDVLASLEVLLTLLSFNQSSLLSFTVSWTTFAVVGVVAPLLALQVYDTDKNQIKGSSWLTITLLTCHAFTMISGSIRLIILWVLSCFLLKTAREITHLAFVEHGSLWPSIAVLLALIVSWTYVSAISLSACVLFHLVCSLQLVHFDDYRKLLQREYDALVFMEEHIRLRFQLSKISHRFRIYLLLQFLVVTASQFVTLLPVSGFGGALTFISGGDFAVFTLVKVVGIIIVLHAATKISLRAQGIVSLASRWHALVTCTSDPSKLRYCASTGSLEAAKHLNSIFLDYSESDLDSSDYIVVPSNTQLASYMSSHHKRQAFVMYLQTNAGGISIFGWTVDRSLVNTNQGPLGLPGYYDKLSCCFLHFHYCFLHFPLHHRKSIPKWTFHNAMGTVGIQEVLPNKLIERAHKFYSSSSLPSYYQIGYKPWQFLKTRVMNNKYMKIHHAREQPLVLH, encoded by the exons ATGTCCATACAAACAGAGCAACCTCTTCCTACTCACACTCCCTTCCTAAATTCAAACTCAAACCAAAGCCACCAACACCAACCACAAGAAAACAACAACGATTATGAAACACAAACACCTCTTGATGATGTCCTTGCAAGTTTAGAAGTGCTTCTCACGCTACTTAGCTTCAACCAGTCTTCATTGTTGAGCTTCACTGTGTCTTGGACAACGTTTGCGGTGGTTGGTGTGGTTGCGCCACTCCTGGCTCTTCAGGTGTATGACACCGACAAAAATCAGATAAAAG GTTCCTCTTGGTTGACCATCACGCTGCTCACATGCCATGCTTTCACCATGATTTCG GGATCTATACGGTTAATCATTCTGTGGGTTTTGTCATGTTTCCTTTTGAAGACAGCCCGAGAAATCACTCACCTTGCCTTCGTAGAACACGGGTCCCTTTGGCCCTCCATTGCTGTTTTGTTGGCTCTGATAGTATCATGGACTTATGTGAGTGCAATCTCTTTATCAGCCTGTGTTCTATTTCACTTGGTCTGCAGTTTGCAACTCGTTCACTTTGATGATTATAGGAAACTCTTGCAAAGGGAATATGATGCCTTGGTTTTTATGGAGGAGCACATTCGGTTGCGATTCCAACTGTCCAAGATAAGCCATAGGTTCAGAATTTACCTTCTTCTACAGTTCTTGGTGGTCACAGCTAGCCAATTTGTGACTCTATTACCGGTCTCTGGATTTGGTGGAGCACTGACTTTCATAAGTGGTGGAGATTTTGCT GTTTTCACACTTGTTAAGGTGGTTGGGATTATTATTGTTCTGCATGCAGCAACAAAGATTTCACTTAGAGCACAGGGCATTGTTTCCCTTGCAAGCAGGTGGCATGCGCTTGTAACATGCACTTCTGATCCATCTAAACTGAGATATTGTGCTAGTACAGGGAGCTTGGAAGCTGCAAAACATTTAAACTCAATATTTTTGGATTACTCAGAAAGTGATCTAGACTCATCAGATTACATTGTTGTGCCTTCAAATACCCAGTTAGCTTCTTATATGTCCTCACATCACAAGAGACAAGCCTTTG TGATGTATCTGCAGACAAATGCTGGAGGAATCAGTATATTTGGATGGACAGTTGATCGGTCTCTA GTCAACACCAATCAAGGGCCTTTGGGCCTTCCAGGTTACTACGATAAATTGAGCTGTTGCTTCCTGCATTTCCATTATTGTTTCTTACACTTTCCATTACATCATAGAAAATCCATTCCGAAATGGACTTTCCATAATGCAATGGGAACTGTAGGAATACAGGAAGTTTTACCCAATAAATTGATTGAAAGGGCCCACAAATTCTACAGTTCTTCTTCGTTACCAAGTTACTACCAAATTGGGTACAAGCCATGGCAGTTTCTTAAGACACGAGTCATGAACAATAAGTATATGAAGATCCATCATGCAAGAGAACAGCCTCTAGTCTTACACTAG
- the LOC100793729 gene encoding cyclin-dependent kinase G-2 isoform X2, producing MAASRHGGYRDNEFRDRESNFDVSRRGFNNNSKQEYDKITNGGRDVVRVGSKDARDRLSLKQKDIRDREAPNGSYRSSSSKSDSGSSGGCSSGLGPRRCEFSVKTMDREPGELSSESGSDDDGIESGSQEKYCEVATGEGNRARSPLERKRKFSPIVWNQDDSEVNNLSKLRVVTAVTTLPPLPIVRLSPNVPDRGVETHPVKNTEAEILELPTVTNPPLLSESPVGLHSLLPEQRWGNEQEAKQPEGEDFIPTHNISSSRWASGDNSPGDEGEINDDKEILKRRKLSPELGMRVRNKMLRLEESNIEDFVEARAKSSESEERSSRGRSSSGDYHPGNLSGKDDYMEIDGQGSRSETSGYHSDTDLEDDCRETSEPPVPPQRVVNMLQGCRSVDEFERLNKIDEGTYGVVFRAKDKKTGEIVALKKVKMEKEKEGFPLTSLREINILLSFHHPSIVDVKEVVVGSNLDSIFMVMEYMEHDLKGLMEGMKQPFSQSEVKCLMLQLLEGVKYLHDNWVLHRDLKTSNLLLNNRGELKICDFGLARQYGSPLKPYTHLVVTLWYRAPELLLGTKQYSTAIDMWSLGCIMAELLSKEPLFNGKTEFEQLDKIFRILGTPNETIWPGFSELPQVKVNFVKNKCNLLRKKFPATSFTGSPVLSDSGFDLLNKLLTYDPEKLSLIYTADHS from the exons ATGGCGGCTAGTAGACATGGAGGTTATCGTGACAACGAGTTTAGGGACCGTGAGTCCAATTTTGATGTTTCAAGGCGGGGTTTCAATAATAATTCTAAACAAGAGTATGATAAGATTACGAATGGTGGCCGCGATGTTGTGAGGGTTGGGAGCAAGGATGCAAGAGATAGGCTTAGTCTGAAACAAAAAGATATTAGGGACAGGGAAGCTCCAAATGGTAGTTACCGGTCATCTTCGAGTAAGAGCGACTCTGGCAGTAGTGGCGGGTGTAGTAGTGGGCTTGGTCCCAGAAGATGTGAGTTTTCTGTTAAGACTATGGATAGAGAGCCTGGTGAGCTTTCTAGTGAAAGTGGGTCTGATGATGATGGTATTGAATCAGGATCACAGGAAAAATACTGTGAGGTTGCAACAGGTGAAGGAAACCGTGCACGATCTCCACTagagaggaaaagaaaattttctccAATAGTATGGAATCAGGATGACAGCGAAgtcaataatttatcaaaacttAGGGTTGTCACAGCAGTGACTACTCTGCCTCCACTTCCAATAGTCCGTCTGTCACCTAATGTTCCCGATAGAGGAGTTGAAACTCATCCTGTCAAAAACACAGAAGCTGAGATTCTTGAGTTACCAACTGTAACTAACCCTCCTTTGCTGTCTGAGTCTCCTGTAGGTTTGCATTCATTGTTGCCAGAGCAGAGATGGGGTAATGAGCAGGAAGCCAAGCAACCTGAAGGTGAAGATTTTATTCCAACTCATAATATATCATCTTCAAGATGGGCATCTGGTGATAACTCTCCTGGTGATGAAGGTGAAATCAATGATGACAAGGAAATCCTTAAGAGGAGGAAGCTATCTCCTGAGCTGGGTATGAGAGTAAGAAACAAGATGTTGAGACTAGAGGAATCTAACATAGAAGATTTTGTAGAAGCTAGAGCCAAATCATCTGAATCTGAAGAAAGAAGTAGCCGTGGGAGATCATCCAGTGGAGATTATCATCCTGGTAATTTGTCAGGGAAGGATGATTATATGGAGATTGATGGTCAAGGTAGCAGAAGTGAAACTAGTGGTTATCATTCGGATACAGATTTGGAAGATGATTGCAGAGAAACTTCTGAACCTCCGGTTCCACCACAAAGAgttgtcaacatgcttcagggTTGTAGAAGTGTTGATGAGTTTGAGAGACTGAACAAGATAGATGAAGGAACATATGGTGTTGTATTTAGGGCAAAAGATAAGAAGACTGGTGAAATTGTGGCATTGAAAAAGGTGAAGatggagaaggaaaaagaaggtTTTCCATTGACTTCTCTCAGGGAAATAAAcattcttctttcctttcaccACCCATCCATAGTTGATGTTAAAGAAGTTGTGGTAGGGAGTAACCTTGATAGTATTTTCATGGTTATGGAATACATGGAACATGATCTTAAAGGACTAATGGAGGGAATGAAGCAGCCCTTTAGCCAGAGTGAAGTAAAATGCTTAATGCTCCAGCTTTTAGAAGGTGTGAAGTATCTTCATGACAACTGGGTGCTTCATAGGGATTTGAAGACTTCTAACCTGCTTCTGAATAATAGGGGCGAGttaaaaatttgtgattttggaTTGGCTCGTCAGTATGGGAGCCCATTGAAACCATATACCCACCTTGTGGTTACTCTTTGGTACAG GGCTCCTGAACTTCTTCTGGGGACAAAACAATATTCAACAGCCATTGACATGTGGTCTCTGGGTTGTATAATGGCTGAGCTATTGTCCAAGGAACCTCTATTTAATGGGAAGACTGAATTTGAACAACTTGACAAG ATTTTCAGAATTCTTGGCAcaccaaatgaaacaatttggcCTGGGTTCTCAGAATTACCCCAAGTCAAGGTCAATTTTGTCAAGAATAA GTGTAATCTCCTGCGTAAAAAATTTCCTGCAACATCATTCACTGGATCACCAGTTCTTTCTGATTCTGGATTTGATTTGTTGAACAAGCTTCTAACTTATGACCCTGAAAAG TTATCATTAATATACACAGCGGATCACAGCTGA
- the LOC100793729 gene encoding cyclin-dependent kinase G-2 isoform X1: MAASRHGGYRDNEFRDRESNFDVSRRGFNNNSKQEYDKITNGGRDVVRVGSKDARDRLSLKQKDIRDREAPNGSYRSSSSKSDSGSSGGCSSGLGPRRCEFSVKTMDREPGELSSESGSDDDGIESGSQEKYCEVATGEGNRARSPLERKRKFSPIVWNQDDSEVNNLSKLRVVTAVTTLPPLPIVRLSPNVPDRGVETHPVKNTEAEILELPTVTNPPLLSESPVGLHSLLPEQRWGNEQEAKQPEGEDFIPTHNISSSRWASGDNSPGDEGEINDDKEILKRRKLSPELGMRVRNKMLRLEESNIEDFVEARAKSSESEERSSRGRSSSGDYHPGNLSGKDDYMEIDGQGSRSETSGYHSDTDLEDDCRETSEPPVPPQRVVNMLQGCRSVDEFERLNKIDEGTYGVVFRAKDKKTGEIVALKKVKMEKEKEGFPLTSLREINILLSFHHPSIVDVKEVVVGSNLDSIFMVMEYMEHDLKGLMEGMKQPFSQSEVKCLMLQLLEGVKYLHDNWVLHRDLKTSNLLLNNRGELKICDFGLARQYGSPLKPYTHLVVTLWYRAPELLLGTKQYSTAIDMWSLGCIMAELLSKEPLFNGKTEFEQLDKIFRILGTPNETIWPGFSELPQVKVNFVKNKCNLLRKKFPATSFTGSPVLSDSGFDLLNKLLTYDPEKRITAEEALNHEWFREVPLPKSKEFMPTFPAQHAQDRRMRRILKSPDPLAEQHWKEMQQGESGTGGIFG; the protein is encoded by the exons ATGGCGGCTAGTAGACATGGAGGTTATCGTGACAACGAGTTTAGGGACCGTGAGTCCAATTTTGATGTTTCAAGGCGGGGTTTCAATAATAATTCTAAACAAGAGTATGATAAGATTACGAATGGTGGCCGCGATGTTGTGAGGGTTGGGAGCAAGGATGCAAGAGATAGGCTTAGTCTGAAACAAAAAGATATTAGGGACAGGGAAGCTCCAAATGGTAGTTACCGGTCATCTTCGAGTAAGAGCGACTCTGGCAGTAGTGGCGGGTGTAGTAGTGGGCTTGGTCCCAGAAGATGTGAGTTTTCTGTTAAGACTATGGATAGAGAGCCTGGTGAGCTTTCTAGTGAAAGTGGGTCTGATGATGATGGTATTGAATCAGGATCACAGGAAAAATACTGTGAGGTTGCAACAGGTGAAGGAAACCGTGCACGATCTCCACTagagaggaaaagaaaattttctccAATAGTATGGAATCAGGATGACAGCGAAgtcaataatttatcaaaacttAGGGTTGTCACAGCAGTGACTACTCTGCCTCCACTTCCAATAGTCCGTCTGTCACCTAATGTTCCCGATAGAGGAGTTGAAACTCATCCTGTCAAAAACACAGAAGCTGAGATTCTTGAGTTACCAACTGTAACTAACCCTCCTTTGCTGTCTGAGTCTCCTGTAGGTTTGCATTCATTGTTGCCAGAGCAGAGATGGGGTAATGAGCAGGAAGCCAAGCAACCTGAAGGTGAAGATTTTATTCCAACTCATAATATATCATCTTCAAGATGGGCATCTGGTGATAACTCTCCTGGTGATGAAGGTGAAATCAATGATGACAAGGAAATCCTTAAGAGGAGGAAGCTATCTCCTGAGCTGGGTATGAGAGTAAGAAACAAGATGTTGAGACTAGAGGAATCTAACATAGAAGATTTTGTAGAAGCTAGAGCCAAATCATCTGAATCTGAAGAAAGAAGTAGCCGTGGGAGATCATCCAGTGGAGATTATCATCCTGGTAATTTGTCAGGGAAGGATGATTATATGGAGATTGATGGTCAAGGTAGCAGAAGTGAAACTAGTGGTTATCATTCGGATACAGATTTGGAAGATGATTGCAGAGAAACTTCTGAACCTCCGGTTCCACCACAAAGAgttgtcaacatgcttcagggTTGTAGAAGTGTTGATGAGTTTGAGAGACTGAACAAGATAGATGAAGGAACATATGGTGTTGTATTTAGGGCAAAAGATAAGAAGACTGGTGAAATTGTGGCATTGAAAAAGGTGAAGatggagaaggaaaaagaaggtTTTCCATTGACTTCTCTCAGGGAAATAAAcattcttctttcctttcaccACCCATCCATAGTTGATGTTAAAGAAGTTGTGGTAGGGAGTAACCTTGATAGTATTTTCATGGTTATGGAATACATGGAACATGATCTTAAAGGACTAATGGAGGGAATGAAGCAGCCCTTTAGCCAGAGTGAAGTAAAATGCTTAATGCTCCAGCTTTTAGAAGGTGTGAAGTATCTTCATGACAACTGGGTGCTTCATAGGGATTTGAAGACTTCTAACCTGCTTCTGAATAATAGGGGCGAGttaaaaatttgtgattttggaTTGGCTCGTCAGTATGGGAGCCCATTGAAACCATATACCCACCTTGTGGTTACTCTTTGGTACAG GGCTCCTGAACTTCTTCTGGGGACAAAACAATATTCAACAGCCATTGACATGTGGTCTCTGGGTTGTATAATGGCTGAGCTATTGTCCAAGGAACCTCTATTTAATGGGAAGACTGAATTTGAACAACTTGACAAG ATTTTCAGAATTCTTGGCAcaccaaatgaaacaatttggcCTGGGTTCTCAGAATTACCCCAAGTCAAGGTCAATTTTGTCAAGAATAA GTGTAATCTCCTGCGTAAAAAATTTCCTGCAACATCATTCACTGGATCACCAGTTCTTTCTGATTCTGGATTTGATTTGTTGAACAAGCTTCTAACTTATGACCCTGAAAAG CGGATCACAGCTGAAGAAGCTCTAAACCATGAGTGGTTTCGTGAAGTTCCCCTTCCGAAGTCTAAAGAATTTATGCCTACATTCCCTGCTCAACATGCTCAAGACAG GCGAATGAGGAGAATATTAAAGAGTCCAGATCCATTAGCTGAGCAGCATTGGAAGGAGATGCAGCAGGGTGAATCAGGGACTGGTGGTATTTTTGGTTAA